In Kitasatospora gansuensis, a genomic segment contains:
- a CDS encoding LutC/YkgG family protein has protein sequence MSSRETVLARIRAALADVPSEETPADVPVPRAYRRSHTEPGQDTVALFAERVADYRATVTRTHPAELPEAIATALTHRQARRLALPDGFPSDLLPAGDWEWHPEPLGTEALDALDGTVTLAAVGIAVTGTIVLDTGPGQGRRALTLVPDYHLCVIHAGQIADDVPDALARLDPTRPLTFISGPSATSDIELNRVEGVHGPRTLDVIIVETT, from the coding sequence ATGAGCAGCCGAGAGACCGTCCTCGCCCGGATCCGGGCCGCCCTCGCCGACGTCCCGTCAGAGGAGACACCGGCCGACGTCCCCGTCCCCCGCGCCTACCGCCGCAGCCACACCGAGCCGGGGCAGGACACGGTGGCGCTGTTCGCGGAACGGGTCGCGGACTACCGCGCCACCGTCACCCGCACCCACCCGGCCGAACTGCCCGAAGCCATCGCCACCGCCCTGACCCACCGTCAGGCCCGACGGCTCGCTCTGCCCGACGGCTTCCCGAGCGACCTGCTGCCGGCCGGCGACTGGGAGTGGCACCCCGAACCGCTCGGCACCGAGGCACTGGACGCCCTCGACGGCACGGTCACCCTGGCCGCCGTCGGCATCGCCGTCACCGGCACCATCGTCCTGGACACCGGCCCCGGCCAGGGCAGGCGCGCCCTCACCCTCGTCCCCGACTACCACCTCTGCGTCATCCACGCCGGCCAGATCGCCGACGACGTCCCCGACGCCCTCGCCCGCCTCGACCCCACCCGCCCGCTCACCTTCATCTCCGGCCCCTCAGCCACCAGCGACATCGAACTCAACCGCGTCGAAGGCGTCCACGGCCCCCGCACCCTCGACGTCATCATCGTGGAGACCACATGA
- a CDS encoding L-rhamnose mutarotase produces the protein MRIALHTRVRADKVAEYEAAHREVPTELTDAIRAAGVSSWTIWRSGSELFHLLECEDYARLLAELEHLPVNIAWQARMTELLDVVHDYSAAGSDAGLPAVWEL, from the coding sequence ATGAGAATCGCCCTGCACACCCGCGTCCGCGCCGACAAGGTCGCCGAGTACGAGGCCGCCCACCGCGAGGTGCCCACCGAGCTCACCGACGCCATCCGGGCCGCCGGCGTCAGCTCCTGGACCATCTGGCGCAGTGGCAGCGAGCTGTTCCACCTGCTGGAGTGCGAGGACTACGCCCGCCTGCTCGCCGAACTGGAACACCTCCCGGTCAACATCGCGTGGCAGGCCCGGATGACCGAACTGCTCGACGTCGTCCACGACTACTCCGCCGCCGGCAGTGACGCCGGACTCCCCGCGGTGTGGGAACTGTGA
- a CDS encoding FadR/GntR family transcriptional regulator produces MPVTDEAIEKIKAMIVSGELSPGARLPKEADLAGRLGLSRNSLREAVKALSLIRVLDVRQGDGTYVTSLEPNLLLDALGFIVDFHQDDTVLEFLEVRRILEPAAAAMAARMMPDEDITALGQVLESLRDDATLEELISNDLEFHRLIAAGSGNTVLCSLIDGLSGPTTRARVWRGLTEEGAAARTREQHRAILDAITHRRADLAHAWATVHVAGVEQWLRDTLGTAGSALG; encoded by the coding sequence GTGCCAGTCACAGACGAGGCGATCGAGAAGATCAAGGCCATGATCGTCAGTGGCGAGCTGAGCCCCGGGGCGCGCTTGCCGAAGGAAGCCGACCTCGCCGGGCGGCTCGGCCTCTCGCGCAACTCGCTGCGCGAGGCGGTGAAGGCCCTCTCCCTCATCCGGGTCCTCGACGTGCGCCAGGGCGACGGCACGTACGTGACGAGCCTGGAGCCCAATCTGCTGCTCGACGCGCTGGGCTTCATCGTCGACTTCCACCAGGACGACACGGTCCTGGAGTTCCTGGAGGTCCGGCGGATCCTGGAGCCCGCCGCCGCGGCCATGGCCGCCCGGATGATGCCCGACGAGGACATCACCGCCCTCGGGCAGGTGCTGGAGAGTCTGCGGGACGACGCCACCCTCGAGGAACTGATCAGCAACGACCTGGAGTTCCACCGTCTGATCGCGGCCGGCTCGGGCAACACGGTGCTCTGCTCGCTGATCGACGGCCTGTCGGGCCCGACCACCCGGGCCCGGGTCTGGCGCGGGCTGACGGAGGAAGGGGCAGCCGCCCGGACCCGCGAGCAGCACCGCGCCATCCTCGACGCCATCACCCACCGCCGCGCCGACCTCGCGCACGCGTGGGCGACCGTGCACGTGGCCGGGGTCGAGCAGTGGCTGCGCGACACGCTCGGTACGGCGGGGTCCGCGCTCGGCTGA
- a CDS encoding extracellular catalytic domain type 1 short-chain-length polyhydroxyalkanoate depolymerase, producing MFRSRSLISRLLGVVAALGLAIGLSLQAAPRAEAASLTQITNFGTNPTGLLMHLYVPTNVKANPPILLALHGCQGSGPYLHSSQDFSSLADRYGFLVIYPSTTNPSGSCWDVSSDQALTRNGGSDPVGLMSMITYVEQQYGGNANAVYVTGQSSGAMMTNVMLADYPDVFKAGAAFMGVPYRCFYTGSVRGWNSACAQGQTSKTAQQWGDMVRTQGYPNYTGPRPRVQLWYGTNDTILSYNNLGEEIKQWTNVLGVSQTPSTTDSPVANWTRTRYKNSVGTTQVEAYSLAGLGHELPVKGSTMAAEAIRFMGLDATAPGGNTGALRAVAAGKCLTDANTALGTQQQIYGCNGGANQTWTRTSSNQLTVTVGGSTLCLDANAHATTPGTKAIVWSCNGQTNQQWQLNANGTITGVQSGLCLDVAGLATADGTPVQLWTCSGGSNQQWTLG from the coding sequence ATGTTCCGATCCCGCTCCCTCATATCCCGCCTGCTGGGCGTGGTAGCCGCGCTCGGCCTGGCGATCGGCCTGAGTCTGCAGGCCGCCCCCAGGGCCGAAGCCGCGTCACTGACGCAGATCACCAACTTCGGCACCAATCCCACCGGTCTGCTCATGCACCTGTACGTGCCGACCAACGTCAAGGCCAACCCGCCGATCCTGCTGGCCCTGCACGGCTGTCAGGGGTCCGGGCCCTACCTCCACTCGAGCCAGGACTTCTCGTCGCTGGCCGACCGGTACGGGTTCCTGGTCATCTACCCCTCGACGACGAACCCCAGCGGCAGCTGCTGGGACGTCTCCTCCGACCAGGCGCTGACCCGCAACGGCGGCAGTGACCCGGTCGGGCTGATGTCGATGATCACCTACGTGGAGCAGCAGTACGGCGGCAACGCCAACGCCGTGTACGTGACCGGGCAGTCGTCGGGCGCGATGATGACGAACGTGATGCTCGCCGACTACCCCGACGTGTTCAAGGCGGGCGCGGCGTTCATGGGAGTTCCCTACCGCTGCTTCTACACCGGCTCCGTCCGCGGCTGGAACTCGGCCTGCGCCCAGGGACAGACGTCCAAGACCGCGCAGCAGTGGGGCGACATGGTGCGCACCCAGGGCTACCCCAACTACACCGGCCCGCGCCCGCGCGTGCAGCTGTGGTACGGGACCAACGACACCATCCTGAGCTACAACAACCTCGGTGAAGAGATCAAGCAGTGGACCAACGTCCTCGGCGTCAGCCAGACGCCGTCCACGACGGACAGCCCGGTGGCCAACTGGACCCGTACCCGCTACAAGAACAGCGTCGGCACCACCCAGGTCGAGGCGTACAGCCTGGCCGGGCTCGGTCACGAACTGCCGGTCAAGGGCTCCACGATGGCCGCCGAGGCCATCCGCTTCATGGGCCTGGACGCGACCGCCCCCGGCGGTAACACCGGCGCGCTGCGTGCGGTGGCCGCGGGCAAGTGCCTGACCGACGCGAACACGGCGCTGGGCACGCAGCAGCAGATCTACGGCTGCAACGGTGGTGCGAACCAGACCTGGACGCGTACCTCGTCGAACCAGCTGACCGTGACCGTGGGCGGCAGCACGCTGTGCCTGGACGCCAACGCGCATGCCACCACCCCCGGCACCAAGGCGATCGTCTGGTCCTGCAACGGCCAGACCAACCAGCAGTGGCAGCTGAACGCGAACGGCACCATCACCGGTGTGCAGTCGGGGCTCTGCCTGGACGTGGCCGGCCTGGCCACCGCCGACGGCACCCCGGTCCAGCTGTGGACCTGCAGCGGCGGCAGCAACCAGCAGTGGACGCTGGGCTGA
- a CDS encoding ATP-dependent sacrificial sulfur transferase LarE: MSRHHATGLRLRDHLADDGRQCTMNSEPASEGMVEQKAAALLSAVREAGPFAVAYSGGADSALVLAAGARALGPGGVLAVTAVSESLAAGELSAARALADSLGVTHLAPRTDELGSAGYRANGRDRCYFCKSEVLDVIAAVAHEHGFRQLATGTNADDAVDPFRPGIRAGRERSVLTPLRDTGLSKVDVRAVSRLWSLRTWDKPATPCLASRIRYGIPVTGHRLARIDRAEVAVRQLLDGAGLRSEQVRVRDLGDSVRIELDPAVVDPAAELTSLAEAVATAGFGAVPVVIDGFASGRLNHDLVPAEARRPA, encoded by the coding sequence TTGAGCCGTCACCATGCCACCGGGCTCCGGCTGCGTGACCACCTGGCCGACGACGGAAGGCAGTGCACGATGAACAGCGAGCCCGCGAGCGAGGGCATGGTCGAGCAGAAGGCCGCCGCGCTGTTGTCGGCCGTCCGCGAGGCCGGGCCGTTCGCCGTCGCCTACTCCGGCGGCGCCGACTCCGCCCTCGTGCTCGCGGCCGGCGCCCGGGCGCTGGGCCCGGGCGGCGTACTCGCCGTGACGGCGGTCTCCGAGAGCCTCGCCGCCGGCGAACTGTCCGCCGCCCGCGCTCTGGCCGACTCCCTCGGGGTGACGCACCTGGCGCCCCGTACCGACGAGTTGGGCAGCGCTGGCTACCGGGCCAACGGCCGGGACCGCTGCTACTTCTGCAAGTCCGAGGTCCTCGACGTCATCGCCGCCGTGGCCCACGAGCACGGCTTCCGGCAGCTCGCCACCGGTACCAACGCCGACGACGCCGTCGACCCCTTCCGGCCGGGCATCCGGGCCGGGCGGGAGCGCAGTGTCCTCACCCCGCTCCGGGACACCGGCCTCAGCAAGGTGGACGTACGGGCCGTCAGCCGGCTGTGGTCCCTGCGGACCTGGGACAAGCCGGCCACCCCCTGCCTGGCCAGCCGCATCCGCTACGGCATCCCCGTCACCGGCCACCGCCTGGCCCGGATCGACCGCGCCGAGGTGGCGGTACGGCAGTTGCTCGACGGTGCCGGGCTGCGCTCCGAGCAGGTCCGGGTACGCGACCTGGGCGACTCGGTCCGGATCGAACTCGACCCGGCGGTGGTGGATCCGGCGGCGGAACTGACCTCGCTGGCCGAGGCGGTGGCGACGGCGGGCTTCGGCGCCGTACCCGTCGTGATCGACGGATTCGCCTCCGGCCGGCTCAACCACGACCTCGTACCGGCGGAGGCCCGCCGGCCGGCGTGA
- a CDS encoding glycoside hydrolase N-terminal domain-containing protein: protein MPLGNGRLGAMTYGGVHTERIELNADTL from the coding sequence CTGCCGCTCGGCAACGGCCGACTCGGCGCGATGACGTACGGAGGCGTGCACACCGAGCGGATCGAGCTCAACGCGGACACGCTGTGA
- a CDS encoding CsbD family protein: protein MSIAKKIAHTAEAVKGGAKKTVGRVTGNRRLRAEGRGDQIKGNTKQAGAKIKDAFRH from the coding sequence ATGAGTATCGCCAAGAAGATCGCGCACACGGCCGAAGCGGTCAAAGGCGGCGCCAAGAAGACCGTCGGCCGCGTCACCGGCAACCGGCGCCTGCGCGCCGAAGGCCGCGGTGACCAGATCAAGGGCAACACCAAGCAGGCCGGAGCGAAGATCAAGGACGCCTTCAGACACTGA
- a CDS encoding DUF1206 domain-containing protein — protein MATSKDSAAQTRSRGRRVADSRAMDITARVGLCARGVIYVLVGALAVQIGFGADSGKEAERTGAIGTIGEQPFGRVLLWALVVGLAAMALWRLSEAAFGQRATGGDKWTRRLGSLGLAVFYAVISVGVVQTVVVGGSAGSRSGDETSKEYTARVLEWPGGRVLVGAVGAVLVIVGVVMAVRAALRKFEENLQTGEMSTGTRRAVALLGIAGGLACGAAAAVAGLFVLLAAVKFDPGRAKGLDETLRSFAATPAGPVLLIAVAVGLVLFGLYSFCEARWRKAR, from the coding sequence ATGGCCACCAGCAAGGACAGCGCCGCGCAGACCAGATCCCGAGGGCGGCGCGTGGCCGACAGTCGCGCCATGGACATCACGGCCAGAGTCGGGCTCTGCGCCCGGGGAGTGATCTACGTACTGGTCGGAGCCCTGGCCGTGCAGATCGGCTTCGGTGCCGACAGCGGCAAGGAAGCCGAACGGACCGGCGCGATCGGGACCATCGGCGAGCAGCCGTTCGGCCGCGTCCTGCTGTGGGCGTTGGTGGTGGGGCTGGCGGCGATGGCCCTGTGGCGGCTGTCCGAGGCCGCCTTCGGACAGCGGGCGACGGGCGGTGACAAGTGGACCCGGCGCCTGGGCTCCCTGGGGCTGGCCGTGTTCTACGCCGTGATCAGCGTCGGCGTGGTGCAGACCGTCGTGGTCGGCGGATCTGCCGGGAGCCGCTCCGGCGACGAGACGTCCAAGGAGTACACCGCGAGAGTGCTCGAGTGGCCGGGCGGGCGGGTGCTCGTCGGTGCGGTCGGAGCGGTCCTGGTGATCGTGGGTGTGGTGATGGCAGTGCGCGCCGCGCTGCGCAAGTTCGAGGAGAACCTCCAGACGGGTGAGATGAGCACGGGTACGCGGCGGGCCGTCGCGCTGCTGGGCATCGCCGGCGGTCTCGCGTGCGGAGCCGCCGCGGCGGTGGCCGGCCTGTTCGTCCTGCTCGCTGCGGTGAAGTTCGACCCCGGCCGGGCCAAGGGCCTGGACGAGACACTGCGCTCGTTCGCGGCCACACCCGCTGGGCCCGTGCTGCTGATCGCCGTAGCGGTCGGCCTCGTACTGTTCGGCCTCTACTCGTTCTGCGAGGCTCGCTGGCGCAAAGCCCGCTGA
- the larC gene encoding nickel pincer cofactor biosynthesis protein LarC, translated as MICWINPVTGLAGDMLLAALIDAGAPLDRIRSAIEETGLTGWQLTAESVVDHGLTGTRVSVEVLDHQAERHASELIALASRTGPEPVRALAVAALTAIAETEARLHGADPASVHLHELGGHDTVVDIVGTAAALHALGVTELYCAPLPLGTGSITSAHGVIPSPAPATVALLEGAAVTGTDLRGETVTPTAAALLRAAGTRYGRPPAMTLGRTGYGAGTRRLPDRPNMVQLSLGSALDPEPDAESVVVLETNLDDVTGETLAHTIARALDLGALDAWATPATMKKGRPATVLHVLARPDDVARLRRLVLAETGSLGIRQTVTSRTVLPRHERTVHVDGVPVRIKHGPYGAKPEHDDLAAAAAELGLPLRTVAERALRQPSPFVEDGEGGEDGEDEKESR; from the coding sequence GTGATCTGCTGGATCAACCCGGTCACCGGCCTCGCCGGTGACATGCTGCTGGCCGCCCTGATCGACGCCGGAGCCCCGCTGGATCGGATCCGGTCGGCCATCGAGGAAACCGGCCTGACCGGCTGGCAGTTGACCGCCGAGAGCGTCGTCGACCACGGCCTGACCGGGACCCGCGTCTCCGTCGAGGTACTCGACCACCAGGCGGAACGACACGCCTCCGAACTGATCGCGCTGGCGAGCCGGACCGGGCCCGAGCCGGTGCGGGCCCTCGCCGTCGCCGCGCTCACGGCGATCGCCGAGACCGAGGCCCGGCTGCACGGCGCCGACCCCGCCTCCGTCCATCTGCACGAACTGGGCGGCCACGACACCGTCGTGGACATCGTCGGCACCGCAGCCGCCCTGCACGCGCTCGGCGTCACCGAGCTGTACTGCGCACCCCTGCCCCTCGGCACCGGGTCCATCACCTCCGCCCACGGCGTCATCCCCTCCCCCGCCCCGGCCACCGTCGCGCTCCTGGAGGGCGCGGCCGTGACCGGTACGGACCTGCGGGGCGAGACCGTCACCCCCACCGCCGCCGCCCTGCTGCGCGCGGCCGGCACGCGGTACGGCCGGCCGCCGGCGATGACGCTGGGGCGGACGGGCTACGGGGCGGGGACCAGGCGGCTGCCCGACCGGCCCAACATGGTGCAGCTGAGCCTCGGTTCAGCACTCGATCCTGAGCCCGACGCGGAGTCGGTGGTCGTCCTGGAGACGAACCTGGACGACGTCACCGGCGAGACCCTCGCCCACACCATCGCCCGGGCGCTCGACCTCGGTGCGCTGGACGCCTGGGCCACCCCCGCCACGATGAAGAAGGGCCGGCCGGCCACCGTCCTGCACGTCCTCGCCCGGCCCGACGACGTGGCCCGGCTGCGGCGGCTCGTCCTCGCCGAGACCGGCAGCCTCGGCATCCGACAGACCGTCACCTCGCGCACCGTCCTGCCCCGGCACGAGCGGACCGTCCACGTCGACGGCGTACCCGTGCGGATCAAGCACGGCCCGTACGGTGCCAAGCCCGAGCACGACGATCTCGCCGCGGCCGCCGCCGAGTTGGGCCTGCCGCTGCGGACCGTCGCCGAGCGTGCCCTGCGTCAGCCCTCCCCGTTCGTCGAGGACGGAGAGGGCGGGGAGGACGGGGAGGACGAGAAGGAGAGCCGGTAG
- the larB gene encoding nickel pincer cofactor biosynthesis protein LarB, protein MQGHIVVCLDKFRGSATAAEASRWLADGLRAAGTGREIVAVPIADGGEGTVDALIATGYQPRTVEVTGPLGSPVTATFAVRGDRAVVELAQASGLHLAPGDGPSALTASTYGTGQLIARALDLGCRDIVLAVGGSATTDGGAGLLQALGARIGTAGGTETGPGGAALAEAVRIDLTGLDPRLRDTRFTLACDVDNPLLGPRGAAAVFGPQKGAGPAEVRQLEAGLRQFADLVTRLTGVDHTERPGTGAAGGTGYGALAVLGARHAAGTDFLLTELGLDRVLPGAALAIVGEGSLDAQSLRGKAPVGAAALATAAGVPVVAVAGQVAADPTELAAHGIEDSYSLLARAGDLGTAMSETPRLLRETGEEIGRRLGTVPVLDLGFARLDLGREERQGLPEVVYAPGKTAEQICGIVTGLLAHNTGPVLATRVPPEVAETVLGAVGGGSYDAEARLLVWRAPERTDFTVTVVAAGTSDRPVAAEAYAVARAVGLNATAIHDVGVAGLDRILQVRKELEAADAVIVVAGMEGALASVVGGLVRGPVVAVPTSTGYGASLEGVTALLAMHASCAAGVTVVNIDSGFGAAMAVHRIAQARIAQGRRDLP, encoded by the coding sequence ATGCAGGGTCACATCGTGGTCTGCCTCGACAAGTTCCGCGGCTCCGCCACCGCCGCCGAGGCGAGCCGGTGGCTGGCTGACGGCCTCCGGGCCGCGGGGACCGGACGCGAGATCGTGGCGGTGCCCATCGCGGACGGCGGCGAGGGCACGGTGGACGCGCTGATCGCCACCGGGTACCAGCCGCGGACCGTCGAGGTGACCGGGCCGCTCGGCAGTCCCGTCACCGCCACCTTCGCGGTGCGCGGCGACCGCGCCGTGGTGGAACTGGCCCAGGCCAGTGGCCTGCACCTGGCCCCCGGTGACGGCCCCTCGGCCCTCACCGCGAGCACGTACGGCACCGGGCAGCTCATCGCCCGGGCGCTCGACCTCGGCTGCCGCGACATCGTCCTGGCGGTCGGCGGCAGCGCCACCACCGACGGCGGAGCCGGCCTGCTCCAGGCACTCGGCGCGCGCATCGGCACCGCCGGGGGAACGGAGACCGGGCCGGGCGGCGCGGCCCTGGCCGAGGCGGTACGGATCGACCTCACCGGCCTCGATCCCCGGCTGCGCGACACCCGGTTCACGCTGGCCTGCGATGTGGACAACCCGCTGCTCGGCCCGCGCGGCGCGGCGGCGGTCTTCGGCCCGCAGAAGGGCGCCGGGCCGGCCGAGGTCCGGCAACTGGAGGCGGGGCTGCGGCAGTTCGCCGACCTGGTCACCCGGCTCACCGGCGTCGACCACACCGAGCGGCCCGGCACGGGCGCGGCCGGCGGCACCGGCTACGGCGCGCTGGCCGTCCTCGGGGCGCGTCACGCGGCGGGCACGGACTTCCTGCTCACCGAACTCGGCCTGGACCGCGTCCTGCCGGGCGCCGCCCTGGCGATCGTGGGCGAGGGCTCGCTCGACGCGCAGAGTCTGCGCGGCAAGGCCCCGGTGGGCGCCGCGGCCCTCGCGACGGCGGCCGGAGTGCCGGTGGTCGCGGTGGCCGGGCAGGTGGCGGCCGACCCCACCGAGCTGGCGGCGCACGGCATCGAGGACAGCTACTCCCTGCTGGCCCGGGCGGGTGACCTCGGCACCGCGATGTCCGAGACCCCCCGGCTGTTGCGCGAGACCGGGGAGGAGATCGGCCGACGCCTGGGGACCGTCCCCGTACTCGACCTGGGGTTCGCCCGGTTGGATCTGGGACGGGAAGAACGCCAAGGACTGCCCGAGGTCGTCTACGCCCCCGGCAAGACGGCCGAGCAGATCTGTGGCATCGTCACCGGCCTGCTGGCCCACAACACCGGGCCCGTGCTCGCCACCCGGGTCCCCCCGGAGGTCGCCGAGACCGTGCTCGGCGCGGTGGGCGGCGGGTCGTACGACGCCGAGGCCCGGCTGCTGGTGTGGCGGGCCCCCGAGCGTACGGACTTCACCGTCACGGTGGTGGCCGCCGGGACCTCCGACCGCCCGGTCGCGGCCGAGGCGTACGCCGTGGCGAGGGCGGTGGGTCTGAACGCCACTGCCATCCATGACGTCGGGGTGGCGGGCCTGGACCGGATCCTCCAGGTCAGGAAGGAACTCGAGGCGGCGGATGCGGTGATCGTCGTCGCCGGTATGGAGGGTGCGCTCGCCAGCGTGGTCGGCGGTCTGGTGCGCGGCCCGGTCGTCGCGGTCCCCACCTCGACCGGCTACGGCGCCTCGCTGGAGGGGGTCACCGCACTGCTGGCGATGCACGCCTCCTGCGCGGCCGGTGTCACGGTCGTCAACATCGACTCCGGTTTCGGCGCCGCGATGGCCGTGCACCGGATCGCCCAGGCCCGGATCGCCCAGGGTCGGAGGGATCTGCCGTGA
- the larA gene encoding nickel-dependent lactate racemase yields the protein MKIRLAYGESGLDLEVDPSRTTVVEPVHHRAATDQVAALRTALREPVAGPPLRERVRPGQTVAISACDGTRPQPRHLMIPAVLAELEGIVRLEDVVILVATGTHRGNTEAELRQMFGAEIADTVRIVNHDARDASQLTWMGTYGKDVPVWLNRAWVEADVRITTGFVEPHFFAGFSGGPKLVAPGLAALETVLVLHDAARIGDPRATWGVIHGNPVHDDVREIAEATGVTFALDVVLNRDKDIVAAFGGDLLPMHAAATAAAKRMAMRPVVAPFDVVVTTNSGFPLDQNLYQAVKGLSAAYQVARPGGTIVCAAECRDGFPDHGSYREVLASAPSPQSLFDDISARTTTVPDQWQVQIQARIQSRNRVIMHTGHLSDAELATAHLEQTRDISATVAEALAAAGPGARLCVLPEGPQTIPYLAESS from the coding sequence GTGAAGATACGCCTGGCCTACGGCGAGTCCGGCCTCGACCTAGAGGTGGACCCGTCCCGGACCACCGTCGTCGAGCCGGTCCACCACCGGGCCGCCACCGACCAGGTGGCCGCCCTGCGGACCGCGCTGCGCGAGCCGGTCGCCGGGCCGCCGTTGCGGGAGCGGGTGCGGCCGGGGCAGACGGTGGCGATCTCGGCCTGCGACGGGACCCGCCCGCAGCCGCGCCACCTGATGATTCCCGCCGTGCTCGCCGAACTCGAGGGCATCGTCCGGCTGGAGGACGTGGTGATCCTGGTCGCCACCGGCACGCACCGCGGCAACACCGAGGCCGAGCTGCGGCAGATGTTCGGCGCGGAGATCGCGGACACCGTACGGATCGTCAACCACGATGCCCGCGACGCCTCGCAGCTCACCTGGATGGGCACCTACGGCAAGGACGTGCCGGTCTGGCTGAACCGCGCCTGGGTCGAGGCGGACGTGCGGATCACCACCGGTTTCGTCGAGCCGCACTTCTTCGCCGGCTTCTCCGGGGGCCCCAAGCTGGTCGCGCCCGGGCTGGCCGCGCTGGAGACCGTGCTCGTCCTGCACGACGCGGCCCGGATCGGCGACCCGCGCGCGACCTGGGGGGTCATCCACGGCAACCCGGTGCACGACGACGTCCGGGAGATCGCCGAGGCCACCGGCGTGACCTTCGCCCTCGATGTGGTGCTCAACCGGGACAAGGACATCGTGGCCGCCTTCGGGGGCGACCTGCTGCCGATGCACGCCGCCGCGACGGCGGCCGCCAAGCGGATGGCGATGCGCCCGGTGGTCGCGCCGTTCGACGTGGTGGTCACCACCAACTCCGGCTTCCCGCTGGACCAGAACCTCTACCAGGCGGTCAAGGGCCTGTCCGCCGCGTACCAGGTGGCCCGCCCGGGCGGCACGATCGTCTGCGCGGCGGAGTGCCGCGACGGCTTCCCCGACCACGGCTCGTACCGCGAGGTGCTGGCGTCCGCGCCGTCCCCGCAGTCCCTGTTCGACGACATCAGCGCGCGCACCACGACCGTGCCCGACCAGTGGCAGGTGCAGATCCAGGCCCGCATCCAGTCCCGCAACCGGGTCATCATGCACACCGGCCACCTGAGCGACGCGGAGCTCGCCACCGCGCACCTGGAGCAGACCCGCGACATCTCCGCCACCGTCGCCGAGGCGCTCGCGGCGGCCGGGCCCGGCGCCCGGCTGTGCGTGCTGCCCGAGGGTCCGCAGACCATCCCCTACCTGGCGGAGAGCTCCTGA
- a CDS encoding amidohydrolase family protein yields the protein MNRTDAHHHLWDLTRRPQDWLDGPDLAAIRRNFTLDDLAPDAEAADVDRTVLVQVLPDVEETAEFLALAASSDLIAGVVGWADLTSGQLPATLARLRGGPGGEFLLGLRHLVQGEADPDWLDRPDVRRGLRAVAEAGLAYDLLTLPSQLPAAIRTVRALPELTFVLDHLSKPPIAAGALEPWATRIRELATEPNVFCKLSGMVTEAAPGWSAAELRPYADVVLDAFGPERVMFGTDWPVCLLRASYAEVTSAAQDLTAGLSAEERAQVFDGTAARAYGLAPRKDSQ from the coding sequence ATGAACAGGACCGACGCCCATCATCACCTCTGGGACCTGACCCGCCGTCCGCAGGACTGGCTCGACGGTCCCGATCTGGCCGCCATCCGACGGAACTTCACCCTCGACGACCTCGCGCCGGATGCCGAGGCCGCCGACGTCGACCGGACCGTCCTGGTGCAGGTCCTGCCCGACGTCGAGGAGACCGCCGAGTTCCTGGCCCTGGCCGCCAGCAGCGACCTGATCGCGGGCGTGGTCGGCTGGGCGGACCTGACCTCCGGTCAGCTGCCCGCGACGCTGGCCCGGCTGCGCGGCGGCCCGGGAGGTGAATTCCTCCTCGGCCTGCGGCACTTGGTGCAGGGCGAGGCGGACCCCGACTGGCTGGACCGCCCCGACGTACGGCGCGGCCTGCGGGCGGTGGCCGAGGCCGGGCTCGCGTACGACCTGCTCACCCTGCCGTCCCAACTGCCCGCCGCCATCCGCACCGTACGCGCCCTGCCCGAGCTGACCTTCGTCCTGGACCACCTGTCCAAGCCGCCGATCGCCGCCGGAGCGCTGGAGCCCTGGGCCACCCGGATCCGCGAACTCGCTACCGAGCCCAACGTGTTCTGCAAGCTCTCCGGCATGGTGACCGAGGCCGCACCCGGCTGGAGCGCCGCCGAGCTGCGCCCGTACGCCGACGTGGTGCTGGACGCCTTCGGCCCGGAGCGGGTGATGTTCGGCACCGACTGGCCGGTCTGCCTGCTGCGCGCCTCCTACGCCGAAGTCACCTCCGCCGCACAGGACTTGACCGCCGGACTGTCGGCGGAGGAACGCGCCCAGGTCTTCGACGGCACCGCCGCCCGCGCCTACGGGCTCGCTCCCAGGAAGGACTCGCAGTGA